One part of the Flavobacterium johnsoniae UW101 genome encodes these proteins:
- a CDS encoding GH3 auxin-responsive promoter family protein — protein sequence MSIKSIAAKIFARKIYNQTQAWSAKPVETQFEVFKSLIQNAKDTQFGKDHHFDTIKTFEDFQKNVPVRDYEDLKDYIEKVKIGEENILWKGKPLYFAKTSGTTSGAKYIPLTKESMPTHVNAARNAILHYINETGNADFVDGKMIFLQGSPILTEKHGIKFGRLSGIVAHFVPKYLQKNRMPSWETNCIEDWDTKVNAIVGETIKENMSVISGIPSWVQMYFERLQEKSDGKKIGEIFKNFNLFIYGGVNYEPYRAKFEQMIGKKVDSIELFPASEGFFAYQDSQKEKGMLLLLNSGIFYEFIKADEFFTENPKRYTIGEVEIGVNYALIVSTNAGLWGYNIGDTIQFTSLKPYRIIVSGRIKHYISAFGEHVIANEVENAMKEATAGTNIVINEFTVAPQITPANGLPYHEWLIEFEKEPENMQAFAEAIDDSMRKQNIYYDDLITGNVLQKVVITRVSKNGFQEYMKSQGKLGGQNKIPRLSNDRKIADNLK from the coding sequence ATGTCAATTAAATCGATAGCAGCAAAGATATTTGCCCGCAAAATATACAATCAAACTCAAGCCTGGTCTGCTAAACCAGTCGAAACACAATTTGAAGTTTTTAAAAGTTTGATTCAAAATGCAAAAGACACCCAATTTGGAAAAGACCATCATTTTGATACTATAAAGACATTTGAAGATTTTCAGAAAAATGTTCCTGTTAGAGATTACGAAGATTTAAAAGACTATATCGAAAAGGTAAAAATTGGCGAAGAAAACATTTTGTGGAAAGGAAAACCGCTTTATTTTGCTAAAACATCGGGAACAACTTCGGGAGCTAAGTATATTCCGCTTACCAAAGAATCAATGCCTACGCATGTAAATGCTGCACGAAACGCAATTTTGCATTACATAAACGAAACCGGAAATGCTGATTTTGTTGATGGAAAAATGATTTTTTTGCAGGGAAGCCCAATTTTGACTGAAAAACACGGGATTAAATTTGGAAGGCTTTCTGGAATTGTGGCACATTTTGTTCCGAAATATTTACAAAAAAACCGAATGCCTTCGTGGGAAACCAATTGTATTGAAGACTGGGATACAAAAGTAAATGCGATTGTTGGCGAAACAATAAAAGAAAACATGTCTGTTATTTCCGGAATTCCGTCTTGGGTACAAATGTATTTTGAGCGTTTACAGGAAAAAAGCGACGGAAAAAAGATAGGAGAGATTTTTAAAAACTTTAATTTGTTTATTTATGGCGGTGTTAATTACGAACCCTACCGCGCTAAGTTTGAACAAATGATTGGTAAAAAAGTTGACAGCATTGAGTTGTTTCCTGCTTCTGAAGGTTTCTTTGCCTATCAGGATTCACAAAAAGAAAAAGGAATGCTGCTGCTTTTAAATTCGGGGATTTTCTATGAATTTATTAAAGCCGATGAGTTTTTTACCGAAAACCCAAAACGTTACACGATTGGCGAAGTTGAGATTGGCGTAAATTATGCATTAATTGTTTCTACAAATGCAGGACTTTGGGGATATAATATTGGAGATACGATTCAGTTTACTTCTTTAAAACCATATCGCATCATAGTTTCAGGACGTATAAAACATTATATTTCGGCTTTTGGAGAACATGTTATCGCTAACGAAGTCGAAAATGCAATGAAAGAGGCAACAGCGGGTACCAACATTGTAATAAATGAATTTACTGTTGCTCCGCAAATTACGCCTGCAAATGGACTGCCGTACCACGAATGGCTGATTGAGTTCGAAAAAGAGCCCGAAAATATGCAGGCTTTCGCCGAAGCTATAGACGATTCGATGCGAAAACAAAACATTTATTACGACGATTTAATTACCGGAAATGTGCTGCAAAAAGTTGTAATAACCAGAGTTTCAAAAAACGGATTTCAGGAATACATGAAATCGCAGGGAAAATTAGGCGGACAGAACAAAATTCCGAGATTGTCGAATGACAGAAAGATTGCAGATAATTTGAAATAG
- a CDS encoding glycosyl hydrolase family 8 has product MKNLLLITVAFLCLESNAQKQPFPANVVFNNGLMPSAKNSQDAKNNYDTWKTNFVEGCSNGRYRVKFDSSWETVSEGIGYGMLLSVYMADKTLFDGLWLYYKDNVNNNKVMNWKINGCSGTIGQNGATDAELDAAFALIVADYQWASAGTIHYKNDATALISAIKNHEVEANTYVLKPGDQFGGSQITNPSYFSPAYYRVFGTFTNDTAFWNQIAAKSYTIINNNLTQNNAVGGLVSDWCEASGAYSSQAGGYANGGKMYTYDAARTPWRIAVDYLWHGNADAKAYAKKSSDFVRVNLGGSLNIKDGYNQNGSVSGQWHNATFVGAFACAAMAGENQNHLDASYTDLKNLNEPNSYFNHTLKTLYSFLLTGNFYLPLNANLSNDTFDIEKSTVTLYPNPSPDRITVNAPQQSTISVISPSGSVIYQKKTTSENTEINLGSQSSGIYFVKISNDDFKSITKKVILK; this is encoded by the coding sequence ATGAAAAACCTACTTCTGATTACTGTTGCTTTTTTGTGTCTCGAAAGTAATGCACAAAAGCAGCCGTTTCCGGCCAATGTTGTTTTTAACAATGGCCTAATGCCTTCTGCCAAAAACAGTCAGGATGCAAAAAACAATTATGATACCTGGAAAACCAATTTTGTAGAAGGCTGTTCTAATGGACGCTATCGGGTAAAATTTGATTCTTCCTGGGAAACTGTTTCTGAGGGAATTGGATATGGAATGCTGCTTAGCGTTTATATGGCCGATAAAACTCTTTTTGATGGGCTTTGGCTGTATTACAAAGACAATGTAAACAATAACAAAGTAATGAATTGGAAAATTAACGGCTGTTCTGGAACTATTGGTCAAAACGGAGCAACTGATGCTGAACTGGATGCTGCTTTTGCTCTTATCGTTGCCGATTATCAATGGGCAAGTGCCGGAACTATTCATTATAAAAATGACGCCACGGCTCTAATTTCTGCCATAAAAAATCACGAAGTTGAAGCAAATACTTATGTTTTAAAACCCGGAGACCAATTTGGCGGAAGCCAGATTACAAATCCGTCTTACTTCTCTCCTGCTTATTATAGAGTTTTTGGAACTTTTACAAATGATACCGCTTTCTGGAATCAGATTGCTGCGAAATCGTACACTATTATCAACAACAATTTAACGCAAAATAATGCTGTAGGCGGTTTGGTTTCTGACTGGTGCGAAGCTTCCGGCGCTTATTCTTCTCAGGCAGGAGGTTATGCTAATGGCGGTAAAATGTATACTTACGACGCGGCAAGAACCCCATGGAGAATCGCTGTTGATTATTTATGGCACGGAAATGCTGATGCTAAGGCTTATGCAAAAAAATCATCAGATTTTGTTCGTGTCAATCTTGGCGGATCTTTAAACATTAAAGACGGTTACAATCAAAACGGAAGCGTAAGCGGTCAATGGCATAATGCTACTTTTGTAGGGGCGTTTGCCTGTGCAGCGATGGCGGGTGAAAATCAAAACCATTTAGATGCTTCTTATACCGACTTAAAAAATCTTAACGAGCCTAACAGCTATTTTAATCATACACTAAAAACACTATACTCCTTTTTACTAACAGGTAATTTTTATTTACCGCTAAACGCCAATTTGTCTAATGATACTTTTGATATTGAAAAATCTACAGTTACGCTTTACCCAAATCCGAGTCCTGATCGAATCACAGTTAACGCACCTCAGCAATCAACTATTTCAGTAATTTCGCCTTCAGGCAGTGTGATTTATCAAAAGAAAACAACATCTGAAAATACCGAAATAAACCTGGGTTCTCAATCGTCTGGAATTTATTTTGTAAAAATATCTAATGATGATTTTAAAAGCATAACCAAAAAAGTGATTTTGAAATAA
- a CDS encoding DUF6909 family protein → MKETKHISRSRAQESSAAIEKMYITMRHLFNRGFYKPMGVSGDSLRESLLALRPEIYGNIAEEKVELNGLLYVIERLPIGIEQCRFINLTSDEGYSKSHFQPIVPPKRRRNCYRIDEEQMNVEITRGRSDIYDILTHLTFIFIESHKIKNRVLIDDGGEVSRDWLKLEQAVTQTKKLTQIEKEKAISHAANILARTFEEVLDIYDAFGSESAPDRFLHVIYWLGKLAIEEIVENNKRTITFSPVLRERLGHHIHGEIWATNIKEVLKANSLLKRPIHVISANMHSVMNSIFATPLLTSKFKGKTDFFIYEELSNSGSKEIRSQVEELALKNGMISLPDTSGTNIDVQIFDTAKIDWAKTAFSHANVGEEKPVIIVMDYAFGEQAYETIDELLKPYKKETLLNVKSVSIMGKAGILEGGKGDIMIPSAHINEGTADNYFFENELTGAMFEGNDIDIYEGAMVTVLGTSLQNRDLLKFFHESTWGVIGLEMEGSYYQKAIQSASKIRKSVPQDIKVRYAYYASDNPLETGSTLASGGLGTTGVKPTYLITIKILEQIFNIK, encoded by the coding sequence ATGAAAGAAACTAAACATATATCAAGATCAAGAGCTCAGGAATCATCGGCAGCGATTGAAAAAATGTACATTACAATGCGCCATTTATTTAACCGTGGTTTTTATAAACCAATGGGGGTTTCTGGCGACAGCTTACGCGAATCATTATTAGCATTACGTCCTGAAATCTACGGAAATATTGCCGAAGAAAAAGTAGAACTAAACGGACTTTTATACGTTATAGAACGTCTTCCAATAGGAATAGAACAATGCCGATTTATCAATTTAACTTCTGATGAAGGATATTCTAAATCACATTTTCAGCCAATTGTTCCTCCAAAAAGAAGAAGAAACTGTTACAGAATCGACGAAGAACAAATGAATGTCGAAATCACGCGCGGACGTTCAGACATTTATGATATCCTGACGCATTTGACTTTTATTTTCATCGAATCACACAAAATAAAAAACAGAGTTTTAATTGACGATGGCGGAGAAGTTTCGCGTGATTGGTTAAAATTAGAACAAGCTGTAACGCAAACCAAAAAGCTGACACAGATTGAAAAAGAAAAAGCGATTTCGCACGCAGCAAATATTTTAGCCAGAACTTTTGAAGAAGTTTTGGATATCTACGATGCTTTTGGTTCAGAAAGTGCGCCAGATCGTTTTTTGCATGTAATTTATTGGTTAGGAAAATTAGCGATCGAAGAAATTGTTGAAAACAACAAACGCACAATAACTTTTAGTCCCGTTCTACGTGAACGATTAGGACACCATATTCACGGAGAAATCTGGGCTACTAACATTAAGGAAGTTTTAAAGGCAAACAGCCTTTTAAAACGTCCAATTCACGTAATTAGTGCCAATATGCATAGTGTGATGAACTCAATTTTTGCGACACCTTTATTAACATCAAAATTTAAAGGCAAAACAGATTTCTTTATTTATGAGGAATTGAGCAATTCAGGTTCAAAAGAAATAAGATCTCAGGTTGAAGAACTAGCTTTGAAAAATGGAATGATTTCTCTTCCAGACACATCAGGAACTAATATCGACGTCCAGATTTTTGATACTGCCAAAATTGACTGGGCAAAAACTGCATTTTCTCATGCCAATGTAGGCGAAGAAAAACCGGTTATTATTGTAATGGACTATGCTTTTGGTGAGCAGGCTTATGAAACTATAGACGAGCTTTTAAAACCTTATAAAAAAGAAACATTACTAAATGTAAAATCGGTTTCTATAATGGGTAAAGCCGGAATTCTGGAAGGTGGAAAAGGAGATATCATGATTCCATCGGCACATATAAACGAAGGAACGGCAGATAATTATTTCTTTGAAAACGAACTTACAGGCGCAATGTTCGAAGGAAACGATATTGACATTTATGAAGGTGCAATGGTAACGGTTTTAGGAACATCATTACAAAACCGAGATTTATTGAAATTCTTTCACGAGTCGACTTGGGGTGTAATTGGTCTTGAAATGGAAGGATCTTATTACCAAAAAGCAATTCAGTCGGCATCAAAAATTAGAAAAAGCGTTCCTCAAGATATTAAAGTTCGTTATGCTTATTATGCTTCAGATAATCCATTAGAAACCGGAAGTACATTGGCTTCGGGCGGATTAGGAACGACTGGAGTAAAACCAACGTATTTAATTACGATTAAGATTTTAGAACAGATTTTCAACATCAAATAA
- a CDS encoding Sec-independent protein translocase subunit TatA/TatB — MGRLGLTEILVIVGIVILLFGGKKIPELMKGLGSGIKEFKNAAKDDQPAPAKKQEEEQK; from the coding sequence ATGGGAAGATTAGGTCTTACAGAAATCCTTGTTATCGTAGGTATTGTGATATTACTTTTTGGAGGTAAAAAAATTCCAGAATTAATGAAAGGTTTAGGAAGTGGAATTAAGGAATTTAAAAACGCTGCTAAAGACGATCAACCTGCTCCTGCTAAAAAACAAGAGGAAGAACAAAAATAG